From Topomyia yanbarensis strain Yona2022 chromosome 1, ASM3024719v1, whole genome shotgun sequence, one genomic window encodes:
- the LOC131680029 gene encoding histone H4: MTGRGKGGKGLGKGGAKRHRKVLRDNIQGITKPAIRRLARRGGVKRISGLIYEETRGVLKVFLENVIRDAVTYTEHAKRKTVTAMDVVYALKRQGRTLYGFGG, translated from the coding sequence ATGACTGGACGCGGTAAAGGAGGAAAGGGACTCGGAAAAGGAGGcgccaagcgtcatcgcaaggttcttcgtgataacatCCAGGGAATCACGAAGCCCGCCATTCgccgtctggctcgtcgtggtggtgtaaaacgcATCTCCGGTCTGATCTACGAGGAGACACGAGGAGTGCTGAAGGTGTTcctggaaaatgtcatccgagatgccgtgacctacactgaacacgccaagcgcaagaCCGTCACCGCAATGGATGTCGTCTATGCCCTGAAGCgacagggacgcactttgtacgGTTTTGGAGGTTAA
- the LOC131679900 gene encoding histone H2A produces the protein MSGRGKGGKVKGKAKSRSNRAGLQFPVGRIHRLLRKGNYAERVGAGAPVYLAAVMEYLAAEVLELAGNAARDNKKTRIIPRHLQLAIRNDEELNKLLSGVTIAQGGVLPNIQAVLLPKKTEKKA, from the coding sequence ATGTCTGGACGCGGTAAAGGTGGCAAGGTTAAGGGAAAGGCAAAGTCCCGCTCGAATCGTGCTGGTCTTCAGTTCCCTGTGGGCCGTATCCACCGTCTGTTGAGGAAAGGAAACTATGCCGAACGTGTTGGAGCCGGAGCACCCGTCTATCTGGCGGCTGTGATGGAATACCTCGCGGCTGAAGTGTTGGAATTGGCAGGAAAcgctgcccgtgacaacaagaagaccagaatcatcccgcgtcatctgcagctggccattcgCAACGATGAGGAGTTAAACAAGCTGCTCTCCGGAGTGACCATTGCTCAGGGTGGCGTTCTGCCAAACATCCAGGCTGTACTACTGcccaagaagaccgaaaagaagGCTTAA
- the LOC131676399 gene encoding histone H2B: MAPKTSGKAAKKSGKAQKSIVKGDKKKRKQRRKESYAIYIYKVLKQVHPDTGVSSKAMSIMNSFVNDIFERIANEASRLAHYNKRSTITSREVQTAVRLLLPGELAKHAVSEGTKAVTKYTSSK, from the coding sequence ATGGCACCGAAAACCAGTGGAAAGGCCGCCAAAAAATCCGGCAAGGCGCAGAAAAGCATTGTGAAGGGAGACAAGAAGAAGCGTAAGCAACGCCGGAAGGAAAGCTACGCCATCTACATCTACAAGGTATTGAAACAAGTCCACCCGGACACCGGTGTCTCATCCAAGGCCATGAGCATCATGAACAGCTTTGTTAATGACATTTTCGAACGCATTGCTAACGAGGCTTCTCGTCTGGCGCATTACAACAAACGCTCGACGATCACTTCCCGCGAggttcaaaccgccgtccgtttgctgctgccgGGAGAGTTGGCTAAACACGCCGTCTCAGAAGGCACCAAAGCCGTCACCAAGTataccagctccaagtaa